The Bdellovibrio sp. NC01 genome includes the window CGAAAGCGGGCGTCATCGGTATGACGAAGACTTGGGGTAAAGAATTGGGTCGTAAAGGCTTCACGGCAAATGCGATCGCTCCAGGCTTCATTGCAACGGCGATGACGAAGGCTATGCCTAAAGAAGTTATCGATAGTATGGCAGCTAAAGTTCCTGTGGCGCGCTTGGGCGAAGTTGAAGATATTGCCAATGCCGTTTTGTTCTTGGCAAGTGAGCAGGCTTCTTATATCAACGGCGCAACTATCAGCGTTGATGGTGGCATTGTACTTTAATAAGTAACGACATCGTGGATTCAGCAACAGCGAAGCTTTTCAAAAAGGGGATTCTATGAAGGCTTTATTTTCTGTACTGACGGTTTTGGTTTTATCGGCCGTCTCCTTGAGCTCTGTTGCGAATGCTAAATCCGTGAAGGGTTTCGTTGCGATCAGTTCGCAGCGCAGTCTTTATGTCGATTACGTAGAACCTAAAGCAGGAATGCCGACGGTTATTTTGTTGAACGGTTTGACGTATAGCACTCTTCAATGGGAACGCTTCGCTCAAACTTTGTTGGCAAAAGGTGTTGGCGTTCTTCGTTACGATCCTTATGGCATGGGGCAGACGCTTTTAAGATATGCTCCAGTGCTTGCGGTGATCCCTATTGAAGATCAAATCCGCGATCTTCATGCGCTTCTTCAAACAATGAATATTAAAGGCCCTTATAATTTAGCTGGGCTCTCTTACGGTGGCGGCTTAGCCGCAGGCTATGCCGCTGCTTATCCATCCGAGATCAACAAGCTGATCATGATGGCTCCATTTACTCGTCCTCTTGATGGACAAGATACGTGGATCAAGGCGCAGATCTGGGCGACTCGTCAAATGTTCCCTTACAACCAATATTCTGACGAAGAATTGTATGACTATTTCTTGCACCAAATCGTTTACGCGACTTATCCGTCTGCGGAGCCGATCGTGTTGGAAAACCCATTCAAGCTTGAGGCGGTTTATCGCTTGGCTCAAGGTATCCGTCACTTCAACACGGAAGTTCTTGCGGATCGCTTGCCAGCAGGCACTGTGCACTTGAT containing:
- a CDS encoding alpha/beta hydrolase: MKALFSVLTVLVLSAVSLSSVANAKSVKGFVAISSQRSLYVDYVEPKAGMPTVILLNGLTYSTLQWERFAQTLLAKGVGVLRYDPYGMGQTLLRYAPVLAVIPIEDQIRDLHALLQTMNIKGPYNLAGLSYGGGLAAGYAAAYPSEINKLIMMAPFTRPLDGQDTWIKAQIWATRQMFPYNQYSDEELYDYFLHQIVYATYPSAEPIVLENPFKLEAVYRLAQGIRHFNTEVLADRLPAGTVHLMVARQDQYIPANVLEDYWSKIPADAKVSRLFVNGSEHKMVEAVPLFTASWVYEILMGNPQISGGKTFEGYPLLGEVDSEDDSVKIKVGE